ATCAATCGAGACACTTCAATGCGTTCGTTTGCAGCTTCTTTTCGCAATCCTCCCGAAAGGTAAAGGATATCGTTCAGAGTCAGCCCTTCGGCATACGAATAATCTCCTGTTTTTCGGACAGCTCCTAAAACTGTTACTTTGAAGTCTTGTCGGAAATCTTGACGGGAAATGACCTGTATGGTATCCAAATTTTGCAGTAGAATGTTGTCAGCCGCTTGTTCGGTTAGCAAAACATCTTCTACATCAAAGGGTATGATTTGTTTGGTGAGGTCTTTTTTCAAGCGCATGACGTAGGCTCTCGACCTGTCTGCATCGTCCAGTATTCCTTCGGCTCGCATCAAAACATCGCTGATTCTTTCGTTTTTTCGCAGTTCGTAGCGTCCAGGAACCCGCACTGCACCGACTACTTCTACATAGTTTCGCAGTTCTTTGGGAATACCATAGACAAAAATACTGTCGCCGTTCACCAAAGGAATATCCTTGTTGATAGCCACCAAACTATCCAAATTGACATCCAACAATATCTCTTGATTTTTGTAGTAACGTTTGATGCTGATGGTTTTGGTAAAAGCACCTGCATCAAGTCCTCCTGCAAATTCAATCGCATCTCGAAGCCCCTCTCCTTTTTTCATTTCGTAGTTGTGCGGTCTGCGAATCTTCCCCGAAATGTTCACCAGATTTCGCAATGAGGGGACAATCACATAGTCGTTTTCCTGCAAGAAAAAGTTTTGACGGCTATCTGGTTTGTTCAAAAAATTGTAAACATCAAGCGATTGGATGCGCTGCCCATTACGCTCGATGTAAATTTCTCGCATCGATCCAATGGCATTGGGGCCATCTATCATCACCAAAGCATCAATAGCAGAAGTTTGGGCTGGAAATCGATACGCTCCTGGATTGAAAAGATTGCCCACAAAATTGACGGAAATAACTCTGGAATAAGAAACAGCTACTTCAATTTTTTCTCTATCAAAATCATAGGTTTGAGCAAATCGGTCTTTGATAATCTCTACTGCTTTCTGATAAGTAATACCCTTCAAATTGATACGCCCCACCAATTTCGGTTCTATTGCCCCCAAATCGTCAATCACATAGACCTTATTGAAGTCTTTCATACCCCACATGATGATAGTTATTTCATCGCCTTTGTCGAGTTGATAGTTGGGAGGAGGGCGCATTTCACGCAGTTCACCAAATGGAGCTAATACGGTTCGGCGAAAAAATTCGTGACCATAAATAGTTGGTTCAGGGAGTTTCAAGGCTTTTTCGAGTATTTGCCGCTTTCTGATTTCAATCAACTGTATGACTTCATCGTAGCTAAAACTATCGACTGCTTCTCCCAAGTCTTCTTCTTTCAACTTCCTCTCTGCCTCATATTTGGCCACACTTACGCTATCGCCTTGTGTATTCAGTTTGATCAACTCTTTAATCATATCCTCCTCTACTCCCAGTTTTCGGAGTTCTTCGGGAGTCGTTAAGAGTTTGTTTTTCATCTCTGTAGTATCCTTATCTCCAAACCCGCCGTCTTCTGCTGACTTCAAAAGTTCCTCAATGTCATAGCGGTTGTACTGCTTTTTATTATTTCGCCTCGGATTATAGATGTCTCCAAACTGTGCAAAAACACCATTGCAGAGAAATATAAGAATTAAACCCCATATAATTTTATTGTATGCTCTCATTTAATTTTTCCGTATAACTCCTATTTGCTTCCTCCTTGTACTTCCTTACTTAGGTCAAATTTAATAGACCCATCTTTTGTAGGTTCAGGTGCAATAATGGTTTCTGTTTTGGCCTCTCGAATCAACTTTTCTTTTGCTTCGGTATTATCTTTCATTTGTTTTACTTTCTCCAAATATTCTCTTCCGCTTAATGCCATTTTGTTAGTTGGATCTAATATCAATGCCTTCACAAAATCAGGTCCTGCATCTTCTAATTTCCCATGAAAACTATACGCTGCACCACGGTAAGTCAGAGCAGTCACATTTTCTGGTTCTTCTTTTAAGACGTGTGTAAAGTCTGCAATGGCAGCCTCGTAGTTGTCTATTTCTACGTAGGTGATTCCTCTATTGAGATATGCCCTTTTGGTTGTAGGCTCTTTGCTAATTCCAGCAGTATAATCTATGATAGCTTTATCGTATTCTCCTAAAGTATAGTGAGCATTGGCTCTGTCAAAATTTGCCTTTGAATTTTTAGGGTTTAATTCCAAAACTCTGGTATAGTCTTCAATGGCTCGTTCTCTATCCCCACTATTGTGGTAGGCAATACCACGGGTAGCAAATACACTTTCTTCGTCCGACCCCAAAGC
The Chitinophagales bacterium genome window above contains:
- a CDS encoding SLBB domain-containing protein, with the translated sequence MRAYNKIIWGLILIFLCNGVFAQFGDIYNPRRNNKKQYNRYDIEELLKSAEDGGFGDKDTTEMKNKLLTTPEELRKLGVEEDMIKELIKLNTQGDSVSVAKYEAERKLKEEDLGEAVDSFSYDEVIQLIEIRKRQILEKALKLPEPTIYGHEFFRRTVLAPFGELREMRPPPNYQLDKGDEITIIMWGMKDFNKVYVIDDLGAIEPKLVGRINLKGITYQKAVEIIKDRFAQTYDFDREKIEVAVSYSRVISVNFVGNLFNPGAYRFPAQTSAIDALVMIDGPNAIGSMREIYIERNGQRIQSLDVYNFLNKPDSRQNFFLQENDYVIVPSLRNLVNISGKIRRPHNYEMKKGEGLRDAIEFAGGLDAGAFTKTISIKRYYKNQEILLDVNLDSLVAINKDIPLVNGDSIFVYGIPKELRNYVEVVGAVRVPGRYELRKNERISDVLMRAEGILDDADRSRAYVMRLKKDLTKQIIPFDVEDVLLTEQAADNILLQNLDTIQVISRQDFRQDFKVTVLGAVRKTGDYSYAEGLTLNDILYLSGGLRKEAANERIEVSRLISFSDENTGKKGSQRVVVKRIDIGADLTFDETEDFELKPYDQVFVRFQPDFEPQATVKLYGEVMYPGEYALLSKEERIVNIVERAGGFTNFAFQEGARMYRVYDSTGVVLLDLEKAFKKPNKSQFNYILAEGDSIFIPETKNIVTMMGAAGFSDVDTIPRLSVPYDGPKRADYYLRRYGAGFGRYAKKSRTFVREPNGQTKKTLNLGLVKLYPKVENGGIVYVDVTDRKRREKIREERKEGLSWNEAFDSFAAKLATVATVLLLFLQVK